Sequence from the Equus przewalskii isolate Varuska chromosome 11, EquPr2, whole genome shotgun sequence genome:
CCCGCAGGACCTGGTTTGGCTCCCACTGTGCCCCCTGCCGATTGCGGCCCCCTCCAGGGTGGGAGAGTGATGCCACCCGCAGAGCGCGCCTGGCCGATCGGTGCTAGGGCAGGTCCCAGGTGGCCAGGAGAGGACAAGTAAAGCTGGAGCGGCCTCAGGAACACAGCAGTCTGGAAAAATGTCAGAGAGGAGGTGAAGCGTCCTGACCCAAGGGCAGCGCCCCAGGGACAGCGACTGGGACAGCCCCTTCCTGGGATGCACCTTGGGTCCAGGTCTCTTCTCTCCCACAGGCCCCAGTCTCTCAGCCTGATGCCGCTGGCCACCAGAAGAAAGGTAATAGCAACAAGAACTCTGCACTAGCCAGCACTGAGAGCGCCGGTCCCTGCCCTGATCCCAGGCTCCTGTGTCCTTCCACTGTGTAATCGCAGCTGCTCTGTAAGATGCAAGCTCTGATCCTGCCCATTTCACAGCAGAGGACATGGAGGCAGTGGGGTTCCTGGGTTCTGGATGAACAGGGCAGCGGAGGACAGAttgggagggcagagggggcgGGTGGAGGGGGCTGTGACAGGGGAACTAGGGAGAGCAGCTGCCAGGCCCAGGGTAGGGGAATGAGGGAGCAGCTGCAGGAAGCCCAGTGGGACTTACCCCTCACACATCTGCCCCCAGTGATGTCATGGATAGATGTGTATGCTCGTGCCACCTGCCAGCCGCGGGAGGTGGTGGTGCCCCTGACTGTGGAGCTCATGGGCACTGTGGCCAAGCAACTGGTGCCCAGCTGCGTGACTGTGCAGCGCTGCGGCGGCTGCTGCCCTGACGACGGCCTGGAGTGCGTGCCCACCGGGCAGCACCAAGTCCGGATGCAGGTACTGGGGCATGCCCAGCTGGCGTGGATGCTGGCGCCGCTCTGAGGGCTGAGGGGTGGCAGCCGGAGTCCTGGCTGGTGGGCAggctcctccccctccagcccacagagcatcctttcctctctctctgtcattgtctctctcactgtctctttctctgttgtCCCGAGCACAGATCCTCATGATCCGGTACCCGAGCAGCCAGCTGGGGGAGATGTCTCTGGAAGAACACAGCCAATGTGAATGCAGGTGCCAGCCAGGCCCCACTTCTGAGCTCACAGAGACCAGGCTCAGGGGGTTTTGGGCATGGTGGACCCTCAGTGGGGACCAGGTCTCCGAGAGTAGAGCCGGGAGAGGCCTGGAATCTGGGTCAAGAGAGTAGGTGCTTGGCTTTCCTGATTGTCCTTGTTGTCTTTGTCTCTTACttttcagaccaaaaaaaaaagagagtgctGTGAAGCCGGACAGGTGAGTCTCTTGGGCTCCTGCTGAGGTGGGTTGGAGCCCAGGCCCAGCACCCAGCATGTAAGGTGTGGGTGGCGCAGGGGTGTGTCAGCAGCTGTGTCCCACCCTTCCCCTCCCACTGAtgtccttctctccccttcctctgctgTGTGCTCGGACCCGACCCCAGCTCTCGGGAACATTCTTCCTTCCCGCCCCAGACATGTTGCTTCTCCTCCTAGGGCTTCCACTCCCCACCACCGTCCCCAGCCCCGCTCTGTTCCGGGCTGGGACTCTGCCCCCGGAGCACCCTCCCCAGCTGACATCACCCATCCCACTCCAGTCCCAGGCCCCTCTGCCCACGCTGCACCCAGCGCCGCCAGCGCCCTGACCCCCGGACCTGTCACTGCCGCTGCCGACGCCGCAGCTTCCTCCGTTGCCAAGGGCGGGGCTTAGAGCTCAACCCAGACACCTGCAGGTGAGGAGCTGGGGGAGAGTGAGTTGGTTAGGGAAGGCGTCAGGGCCCTGTCCTGGAGCAGGTCCAGGGCGATCCCACCAGTGGGAGAAGAGCCAGCGAGGGGGGAGCTGTTGAATgtgttgaacaaatatttaccaagcatcTGCTGGCACTGGGATCAGCGCAGACAAGGCTCCCGTGCTGAGGCGGGAGTCAGACACGAGGACATGCGATGGCAGCAGAGGGTGGCAAGGGCTGTGGTAAGGGGCACCTGACAGCATCTTTGAGAGGCCAGAGatgtcctggaggaggtgacattggcCTGGAATAGAAATGAGAGAGGCAGCTTGCCAATTTGCAAAGCTCTGGGCCTTCCCAGAAGCCCCTGTGATAGACATTTGTCCCACCTTATGGGCTCGGAGAGGCCAGGGGACATAGTGGAACCTTGTCCGCCCTTGTCTGAGGTGCTTGTCACCACCCCGCCCTTCCACAGTGAGGCCATGGGGTGGCATCATGTGGGCCGGCCGGTTGGGGCCTCCCAGGAGTGTAAGGAGAGTGGGGTTTCCAGAAGCTAGCAAGGGCGGGGGGAGTCTAGAGGAGCTGGACAGAGCTCCGTCAGCATGAACagacccctctcctctcctccgcAGGTGCCGGAAGCTGCGAAGGTGACACATCGCTTTTCAGACTCAGCGGGGCCACTTGCCTCACAGGCCACACCCCAGAGGAGGACAAGAGGGCAGCCTGGTGTGACCGGCCCAGCCCACAAGACCTCAGCCTGGGCGGAAgctgctccaggccctgggctTCTCGAAGGGCTTTCCACTTGTCCCTATTTCTCCAAGGCTGCCACCCAACAGGGTGGACAGAGTGGGACGAGGAGACTTGGAGGCAGCAAGAGCGCTCACGTTCCCACTCGGGAGAGAATGGGGTCCCATCTCCGTTTTTAACCACCCTGTGCAAGTGAGCATCTTACAACTGGGTCTGCCCTCCCCTCGCTAAGAAGACCCCGATCCTCTGCACATCAAGGGAGTTGGGCTCTGGGACAAGAACTGTGACCCCCAACCCTGataaaagagatggaaggagCTGTCCCTGCCTGTGTCACTGTTTGTCACTGTCCAGGCTGGCTGGTTTGGACACCAATGTCTGCATCCCACTGCCTCCCAGACCCGGAGCTTGTCTGTCTTACTGATGGAGGAAATGAGGCCTGAGGCCACACACCAGGTCACAGCCAGAATCGTGCGTTCTTCATTCATGCTCTTCTTGCCAGGCCCCAGGGAGTCCCCGCCCCCTGCTATCACAAGGGTTCCTTTTGGAAGGAGACGGCCCCTTATGGCCAGTGAGCTTGAGGTGGGAGCTGGATCTGCTGAATGACCTTGGTTGTCACTgcccctctctctgggcctcagtttctccctgtgCACACGCGGGGAATGGATGATTGCTGTGGTCAGGGCCCTTGGGCTCCAGGGAAGTTTGAGTCTGTCTTCACATGACAGAAAAGAacacccaccctccctgccccctgtaGCTTAACTCTAAAGTCACGGCTGCCCTGTCCCCACCTCATGCCCACCGCCCTGAAAGGGAAGGGCCGTGGCTGGCGGGTGTGGTTTGGGAGACAGCTCCCGCCGCCCCCagctttttctccatcttcaccTTCCTGGTGTTGCCCTGCTGAGGCAGGACCTTCAGGGCAGAGGTCAACCCAAAGCGGCTACGCTAAGGGAGGCCTTCTCAGCTTGGAGAGTGTGGTCATGATCTTGTTGGGCCCCAGGCAGGAGTGGGGTTAAGCCAGAAGGGGCAATCTCTGACAGCGATGGCTATTTCCAGATCATCTCTCAGCCACGCTGTCAGTGAAAATGCCGCCGCCCAATCAGAGGGAGACAGGTGAGGGCCAGGGGGCCTGGCGCGCCCGCTTAGCCCTCATAGGCACCCCTCGCGGAGACCTCAGCCCGAGGTGGGCGCTGTGATGGTGTTCCTTTCTCAgtggaggaaacaggctcagaaaggctgATGGCCCTGGGGGTTGACCTCAAGCCGGCCGTCTTCCCAACACTCAGATTTAGCTGCCTCCCAGCTGCGGGTTCATTACTCCGATGGACAGATGTTTATGGGCACTGCCGGGTGCGCGGGCGTCTGAACATCAGTCTGGTCGGGGAACAGGCCCGGCCCGACCGCTCCAGTCGTGACTCGGTGGTCAGCGCGGCGGCTCGGGCGGGCACGGATGCTGGGGGAGAGAAAGCGGGGAGAGCGTTCGCATGGGCCAGGGCCTGATGCGCATCATCCCCTCATCCCACGGGGGCCCTGCGTTACAGGGACGCCAAATGCCACCAGGCCAAGGAACgggctcaaggtcacatagccagtcAATGAGAGGCACCCCCCAAATTCCAGCCCAGGTCTCACTCTGAAGCCCGGGCTCTTTCCACAGCATCTAACTGGGGATGTGGATCCTGAAGCGGCTCAGGGGCAAACAGGagggcagtgggagaggaggggggcGACGGAAAATGGCGTCTCGAGACCCCCTCTGGGAACTCGCGCCCTCCTGACCTTAAAGTCACGTCGACCGGAAGTGCCTTCGGCCCTTTCGGAAGTCACTTTCACCTAACTTCACGGACTACCGCGCCACCGGAAGGGACGCGTAGGTCACGTGGCGGCGTGGGAGGCGGAGCCAGCAAAGGAGCCGCCCCGGCGGGCGTGTGGCAGCGGGTTTCGCACGGTCCAATGAGGGCGGGCGGCGTGGCCCGGCCTGGTGGCGACGATGACGCGCCTGCGCAGAGGCGGCGGCGCGGCTGGGGTTGACTCCGGGGGCGCGGCGAGGAGGTGAGCGGGGGCCACAGCCCGGGCTGGGGGGAGCCGGGGTGCAAGGGGGCAGGCTGGATCAGGCCGGGCAGGAGCGGGCCGGGGCTCCGGGTGTCAACGAGGGATAGGTTACGAGGAAATTGGGGGTTGGGGTCGGAGCTGTCTGGGGATGCCGCAGGGGGAGGGTTCTCACTCCGCACGGGGCGGGGCCCCGGGACTCGGGGCGGGACGTGGAACGGAGGCGGGTGGGCCCTCTGAGCTGGTGCCAGTGGAAGGCGGAGctccggggctgggggcggggctagggccggtggggggcggggcctggcccttggaggaggagctggaacaggagGAAGGCGGAGCCCCGGGTTTGGAGACCGAGGGGGACGGAGCCCAGACGCTGGGGGCGGGGCTTCAGCCGGTGAGTGGCGTGGCTACGGTTCAGGAAAGGGGGTCTAGTTCTGTCGAGGGCGGGGCTCCAGGGCAGGGGGCGGAATCACGCCCCCTAAAAGGCGGGGCCAAGGAGCCCAGTGAAGGGGTAGGTCCAGGTAATGGCCCTGGACGTCCACGCGGGGGCGGTCTCCGTGGTGGCCGGGCCTGGGGCCGCGGTAGGCCGAGAACTCCCCCGGGAGAGGTGGTGTGGGTGGAGCGGGCTCGGCGATCACCCGACGCGGGGCCAGTCTGGGTGCCCCGCAGACCCCCGAGGGCTCAGAGCTGGGGCGGCGCCCCGGGCGGAGGctcagggccggcctgggggGTACCCCCGGAGGACCGGGGCTCCCCTGAGCCGTCTAGCGGCGATGTGTGGGTGCCTCGGAGCCGGCCCCCTGCAGCGGCCGCAGAGGTGTGGGTGTGCTGGGCGGGGGGCAACTGGGTGTGGCGTGAGTGGGGTCGCCCAGTCGGGGCAACTGCTGTGCAGTCAGATAGGGTCTGGACTTTGCGTAAAGGGACGGGTGGGAATTGAAGAGCGGAATTGGGGACcgggagggaaggaagggctgGGGGTGAGCCAAGGGGCGGGGCCCTGGCTGCTGTGGCCtcccctgaccccctccccccgcTGCTGGGGTCCTCGGGCAAGCCCCCTTCTCACTGGACTGGTAAGTGTGGCCGGGGAGTCCCGGGGAGGGGGCGGTGACCCGGGACAAGGGGATCCCCAGGGGCAGGCAAGACATGTTGGGGGTGGAATCTTCCTGGTACCTGCCAGTATTCCATGCCTTCCCCGCCCTCTCCCCCCGTCGGTTGGTCGGTCGGGGTCTGTCCCCGCAGAGACATGAGGCTGAGCTGGGTCCTGACAGTACTGTCCATCTGCCTGAGCGCCCTGGCCACGGCCGCAGGGGCCGAGGGCAAACGGAAGCTGCAGATCGGAGTGAAGAAGCGGGTAGACCACTGTCCTATCAAATCGCGCAAGGGGGACGTGCTGCACATGCACTACACGGTGGGTGCGGGGGCGGAgctttgggg
This genomic interval carries:
- the VEGFB gene encoding vascular endothelial growth factor B isoform X3; translation: MSPLLRRLLLAALLQLAPAQVSSLPQAPVSQPDAAGHQKKVMSWIDVYARATCQPREVVVPLTVELMGTVAKQLVPSCVTVQRCGGCCPDDGLECVPTGQHQVRMQILMIRYPSSQLGEMSLEEHSQCECRPKKKESAVKPDSPRPLCPRCTQRRQRPDPRTCHCRCRRRSFLRCQGRGLELNPDTCRCRKLRR
- the VEGFB gene encoding vascular endothelial growth factor B isoform X1, translated to MSPLLRRLLLAALLQLAPAQVSSLPQAPVSQPDAAGHQKKVMSWIDVYARATCQPREVVVPLTVELMGTVAKQLVPSCVTVQRCGGCCPDDGLECVPTGQHQVRMQILMIRYPSSQLGEMSLEEHSQCECRPKKKESAVKPDRASTPHHRPQPRSVPGWDSAPGAPSPADITHPTPVPGPSAHAAPSAASALTPGPVTAAADAAASSVAKGGA
- the VEGFB gene encoding vascular endothelial growth factor B isoform X4, which codes for MSPLLRRLLLAALLQLAPAQAPVSQPDAAGHQKKVMSWIDVYARATCQPREVVVPLTVELMGTVAKQLVPSCVTVQRCGGCCPDDGLECVPTGQHQVRMQILMIRYPSSQLGEMSLEEHSQCECRPKKKESAVKPDSPRPLCPRCTQRRQRPDPRTCHCRCRRRSFLRCQGRGLELNPDTCRCRKLRR
- the VEGFB gene encoding vascular endothelial growth factor B isoform X2, coding for MSPLLRRLLLAALLQLAPAQAPVSQPDAAGHQKKVMSWIDVYARATCQPREVVVPLTVELMGTVAKQLVPSCVTVQRCGGCCPDDGLECVPTGQHQVRMQILMIRYPSSQLGEMSLEEHSQCECRPKKKESAVKPDRASTPHHRPQPRSVPGWDSAPGAPSPADITHPTPVPGPSAHAAPSAASALTPGPVTAAADAAASSVAKGGA
- the FKBP2 gene encoding peptidyl-prolyl cis-trans isomerase FKBP2 isoform X1, with product MALDVHAGAVSVVAGPGAAVGRELPRERWCGWSGLGDHPTRGQSGCPADPRGLRAGAAPRAEAQGRPGGYPRRTGAPLSRLAAMCGCLGAGPLQRPQRDMRLSWVLTVLSICLSALATAAGAEGKRKLQIGVKKRVDHCPIKSRKGDVLHMHYTGKLEDGTEFDSSLPQNQPFVFSLGTGQVIKGWDQGLLGMCEGEKRKLVIPSELGYGERGAPPKIPGGATLVFEVELLKIERRSEL